The proteins below are encoded in one region of Apium graveolens cultivar Ventura chromosome 4, ASM990537v1, whole genome shotgun sequence:
- the LOC141721774 gene encoding disease resistance protein RUN1-like isoform X5, with protein MAATSNHEITAPSTSSSSPPISWDVFLSFYGEDTRKNFTSHLYSALDQAGILTFRDDPALEKGQEISSGLLDAIKYSKMFILVISENYARSPWCLKELLDILSCKKTESRVVPVFYYVDPSDLRYQKGRFSDALDYHYEKKRHCPDMIDKWKSALAQISELSGYHLKKHANENESETIQDIVKYVERQVSTKGVHLGEVLFGIDSVVEEIYRKLRMKSNDVRAIGICGMGGIGKTTTAQAFYNKYHTDFDSCCFVGNVKQYSQGGSPLLPLLQKMLPALLRRKDYKVPDVHIGIRQLKQILCFKKALVVLDNLDQSSYTEFLARHCNLFSAGSRIVITTRDVHLLNQLKIVLICVDIYMVNKLGEVDSLELFNYHAFGKVKPPASLSELSLGFVNYARGLPLALKVLGSSLHGRTQDELFWKAKLEKVRKIPENKILEILQLSYNELDDETVKSIYLDIAFFFVGKNKYDANLVFKSCDYFPEVGIQILLDRCLITIDENNIFQMHDLIQDMGREISKSTRLFLEGNAWEYLQNQNQEESDKIEGLVLDLTQSTEKQINSQIFERLPKLRLLEIRNAHGIKGHFKNSFQELRCIYWSCCTWTRLPSSFEPQKLIFIRMPYNNFKMLWDGARSFTSLEMIDVQYSMHLKTTPNFENSKSLRKLYFRGCESLLKVHPSIRELNGLSSLNLTECIPVKNLAESLGHSSALDSLRLGYCSNLRQLPKQLGSMKFLKVLDASYTAIEELPDSITQLKELVYLKLDGCKKLRKLPEQIGNMEGLKTLRASYTAIEQLSNSFGSLINLERLNLECCKNLQNLPNSIWKLKLLRVLDLGLCSKLERLPNELEKMQCLEELDASSTAIKEVLDSIGQLSRLRVLSLSYCKKLKYLPDSVWNLTSLTHLYLLGIDGVDLPATVNDTKLVTLHLKSNVILWLPVILSFSSLKDLTLIDGGESASSTKPFSLSKLYNLQSLAFYDCTNFGSSFPELPLNITRLYLYDHATLIHLPDLSGLKKLRQLDIYHYISLVSLPPLPSHLKSLAVNNCASLKHLSDMSMLKELSDLNFVRCGNRKSVGSFFQVINLRKLFLPFYKVEVPKIAEWFSYKSSGRTVSFDIPTLSADNNFLANSSLIPLSTKNAEREVYYAVKCIRGDKISVRSGDRIKILLRRQLYITLSGEDHHVARVPYEEVKVEMLGTHVIQRTLSTPDFSSVLNNLITSCCLVLP; from the exons ATGGCAGCCACTAGTAATCATGAAATAACTGCCCCTTCTACTTCTTCTTCATCTCCACCTATCAGCTGGGATGTTTTCTTGAGTTTTTACGGTGAAGACACTCGCAAAAACTTTACTTCACATCTTTACTCTGCTCTGGATCAAGCTGGAATTTTAACCTTCAGAGATGATCCTGCTCTTGAAAAGGGCCAAGAAATTTCGTCCGGGTTACTCGATGCAATTAAATATTCAAAGATGTTTATCCTAGTTATCTCCGAGAACTATGCTCGTTCCCCATGGTGCCTTAAAGAGCTCCTAGATATTCTTAGTTGCAAGAAGACAGAGAGTCGGGTTGTTCCTGTCTTTTACTATGTTGATCCATCAGATTTACGTTACCAGAAAGGACGTTTCAGTGACGCTCTTGATTATCATTATGAGAAAAAGCGTCACTGTCCAGACATGATAGACAAGTGGAAATCAGCTCTAGCTCAAATCTCGGAGCTATCAGGATACCATCTTAAAAAGCATGCAAATGA GAACGAATCGGAAACTATTCAAGACATTGTAAAGTATGTGGAACGACAAGTATCTACAAAGGGAGTGCACCTTGGAGAAGTTCTATTTGGGATAGACTCTGTTGTTGAAGAAATATATCGGAAATTGAGGATGAAATCAAATGATGTACGTGCCATTGGGATCTGTGGGATGGGCGGAATCGGGAAAACTACTACTGCCCAAGCTTTCTACAACAAATATCATACTGATTTTGATAGTTGCTGTTTTGTTGGAAATGTCAAACAATATTCACAGGGAGGTAGTCCTCTACTTCCTTTACTTCAGAAAATGTTGCCTGCGCTTCTTAGGAGGAAGGATTATAAGGTTCCTGATGTTCACATTGGAATTAGACAACTGAAACAAATTCTTTGTTTCAAGAAAGCACTAGTCGTTTTGGATAATCTGGACCAATCAAGTTACACAGAATTCCTAGCAAGGCACTGCAATTTGTTTTCAGCCGGAAGTAGAATTGTTATTACAACAAGAGATGTACACCTgctaaatcaattaaaaattgttttaatatGTGTAGATATATACATGGTGAACAAATTGGGAGAAGTTGATTCTTTGGAGCTCTTTAATTATCACGCCTTCGGAAAAGTTAAACCGCCTGCAAGTTTAAGTGAGCTCTCATTAGGCTTTGTAAATTATGCCAGAGGTCTTCCATTAGCTCTCAAAGTGTTGGGTTCATCTTTGCATGGCAGAACTCAAGATGAGTTATTTTGGAAAGCCAAGCTTGAAAAAGTTCGAAAAATTCCGGAGAACAAGATACTGGAAATTCTTCAACTGAGCTACAATGAGTTAGATGATGAGACTGTGAAGTCAATATATCTTGATATTGCGTTTTTCTTCGTAGGAAAGAACAAATACGATGCTAATCTCGTATTCAAATCTTGTGATTACTTTCCAGAGGTCGGTATACAAATTCTTTTGGATAGATGTCTAATCACCATTgatgaaaataatatatttcaaaTGCATGATCTTATACAAGACATGGGAAGGGAAATTTCCAAGAGCACACGCTTATTCTTGGAAGGAAATGCATGGGAATATTTGCAAAATCAGAACCAGGAG GAGTCGGATAAAATTGAAGGTCTTGTCTTAGATCTAACTCAATCAACCGAAAAACAAATCAATTCTCAAATATTTGAGAGGCTGCCCAAATTGAGATTACTTGAAATACGTAATGCTCATGGCATCAAAGGACATTTTAAAAATTCATTTCAAGAATTAAGGTGCATCTATTGGAGTTGTTGTACGTGGACACGATTACCTTCTAGTTTTGAACCACAAAAACTGATCTTCATCCGTATGCCATACAACAACTTCAAGATGTTGTGGGATGGTGCCCGG TCTTTCACCAGTCTGGAGATGATAGATGTCCAATACTCTATGCACTTGAAAACAACTCCCAACTTTGAAAATTCAAAATCTCTTAGGAAGTTATACTTTCGTGGTTGCGAGAGCTTACTAAAAGTCCACCCATCAATTAGAGAGTTGAATGGTTTGTCTTCTCTGAATTTGACGGAATGCATCCCTGTGAAAAATTTGGCTGAATCACTGGGTCATTCAAGTGCATTGGACAGTTTGCGTTTGGGTTATTGTAGCAATCTAAGACAATTGCCAAAGCAATTAGGTAgtatgaaatttttaaaggtgCTTGATGCAAGTTACACCGCAATTGAGGAATTGCCAGATTCAATTACTCAACTCAAGGAATTGGTTTATTTGAAATTGGATGGTTGCAAGAAGCTTAGAAAGCTACCAGAGCAGATTGGGAATATGGAAGGCTTAAAGACATTACGTGCAAGTTATACAGCAATTGAACAACTTTCAAATTCGTTTGGAAGCCTCATTAATTTGGAGAGACTGAATTTGGAATGCTGCAAAAACCTTCAAAATCTTCCGAATAGCATATGGAAGCTCAAGTTGCTTCGAGTACTAGATCTAGGGTTGTGTTCAAAGTTGGAGCGATTGCCTAATGAATTGGAGAAGATGCAATGTTTAGAAGAGTTGGATGCATCATCCACAGCCATTAAAGAAGTACTGGATTCAATAGGACAACTAAGTAGGTTAAGGGTATTGAGTTTGTCTTACTGCAAGAAGCTTAAATATCTGCCGGATAGTGTATGGAATCTTACATCACTTACTCACTTATATCTTCTGGGCATCGATGGAGTTGATTTGCCTGCTACAGTGAACGATACAAAGTTGGTTACTTTACATCTGAAGAGTAATGTAATATTATGGTTGCCTGTGATTTTAAGTTTCTCTTCTTTGAAAGATTTAACTCTTATTGATGGGGGTGAGAGTGCATCTTCAACCAAACCATTTAGTCTCTCTAAGCTTTACAACCTTCAAAGTCTCGCATTTTATGACTGTACAAATTTTGGGTCATCATTTCCGGAACTTCCTCTTAATATAACACGGTTATATCTATATGATCATGCAACGCTGATACATCTACCTGATTTATCCGGCTTGAAAAAGTTGAGGCAGCTGGATATATACCATTACATCAGCCTTGTATCACTCCCACCACTTCCTTCTCATCTTAAATCACTTGCAGTTAATAATTGCGCAAGCCTAAAACATCTATCAGATATGTCAATGCTGAAGGAATTGAGTGATTTGAATTTTGTGAGATGCGGCAATAGGAAATCAGTTGGGAGTTTCTTTCAG GTAATAAATTTAAGAAAATTGTTCCTCCCTTTCTATAAAGTTGAGGTACCGAAGATTGCAGAATGGTTCAGCTATAAAAGCAGTGGGCGTACAGTCTCTTTTGATATCCCAACACTGTCTGCAGATAACAACTTCTTAG CAAACTCCTCTCTGATTCCTCTATCGACAAAAAATGCAGAGAGAGAAGTATATTATGCAGTAAAATGCATAAGAGGGgataaaatctcagtaagaagtgGAGATAGAATTAAGATTTTACTTCGAAGGCAATTGTATATTACTCTTTCCGGAGAAGATCATCATGTAGCTAGAGTTCCTTATGAAGAAGTGAAGGTAGAGATGCTTGGTACTCATGTGATACAGAGGACACTCTCCACCCCTGATTTTTCTTCTGTTTTGAACAACCTGATAACTTCATGTTGCCTAGTGCTTCCGTAA
- the LOC141721774 gene encoding TMV resistance protein N-like isoform X1 yields the protein MAATSNHEITAPSTSSSSPPISWDVFLSFYGEDTRKNFTSHLYSALDQAGILTFRDDPALEKGQEISSGLLDAIKYSKMFILVISENYARSPWCLKELLDILSCKKTESRVVPVFYYVDPSDLRYQKGRFSDALDYHYEKKRHCPDMIDKWKSALAQISELSGYHLKKHANENESETIQDIVKYVERQVSTKGVHLGEVLFGIDSVVEEIYRKLRMKSNDVRAIGICGMGGIGKTTTAQAFYNKYHTDFDSCCFVGNVKQYSQGGSPLLPLLQKMLPALLRRKDYKVPDVHIGIRQLKQILCFKKALVVLDNLDQSSYTEFLARHCNLFSAGSRIVITTRDVHLLNQLKIVLICVDIYMVNKLGEVDSLELFNYHAFGKVKPPASLSELSLGFVNYARGLPLALKVLGSSLHGRTQDELFWKAKLEKVRKIPENKILEILQLSYNELDDETVKSIYLDIAFFFVGKNKYDANLVFKSCDYFPEVGIQILLDRCLITIDENNIFQMHDLIQDMGREISKSTRLFLEGNAWEYLQNQNQEESDKIEGLVLDLTQSTEKQINSQIFERLPKLRLLEIRNAHGIKGHFKNSFQELRCIYWSCCTWTRLPSSFEPQKLIFIRMPYNNFKMLWDGARSFTSLEMIDVQYSMHLKTTPNFENSKSLRKLYFRGCESLLKVHPSIRELNGLSSLNLTECIPVKNLAESLGHSSALDSLRLGYCSNLRQLPKQLGSMKFLKVLDASYTAIEELPDSITQLKELVYLKLDGCKKLRKLPEQIGNMEGLKTLRASYTAIEQLSNSFGSLINLERLNLECCKNLQNLPNSIWKLKLLRVLDLGLCSKLERLPNELEKMQCLEELDASSTAIKEVLDSIGQLSRLRVLSLSYCKKLKYLPDSVWNLTSLTHLYLLGIDGVDLPATVNDTKLVTLHLKSNVILWLPVILSFSSLKDLTLIDGGESASSTKPFSLSKLYNLQSLAFYDCTNFGSSFPELPLNITRLYLYDHATLIHLPDLSGLKKLRQLDIYHYISLVSLPPLPSHLKSLAVNNCASLKHLSDMSMLKELSDLNFVRCGNRKSVGSFFQVINLRKLFLPFYKVEVPKIAEWFSYKSSGRTVSFDIPTLSADNNFLGLALSVIFTSKFNCQNFIMKADVTNITNGTANSSLIPLSTKNAEREVYYAVKCIRGDKISVRSGDRIKILLRRQLYITLSGEDHHVARVPYEEVKVEMLGTHVIQRTLSTPDFSSVLNNLITSCCLVLP from the exons ATGGCAGCCACTAGTAATCATGAAATAACTGCCCCTTCTACTTCTTCTTCATCTCCACCTATCAGCTGGGATGTTTTCTTGAGTTTTTACGGTGAAGACACTCGCAAAAACTTTACTTCACATCTTTACTCTGCTCTGGATCAAGCTGGAATTTTAACCTTCAGAGATGATCCTGCTCTTGAAAAGGGCCAAGAAATTTCGTCCGGGTTACTCGATGCAATTAAATATTCAAAGATGTTTATCCTAGTTATCTCCGAGAACTATGCTCGTTCCCCATGGTGCCTTAAAGAGCTCCTAGATATTCTTAGTTGCAAGAAGACAGAGAGTCGGGTTGTTCCTGTCTTTTACTATGTTGATCCATCAGATTTACGTTACCAGAAAGGACGTTTCAGTGACGCTCTTGATTATCATTATGAGAAAAAGCGTCACTGTCCAGACATGATAGACAAGTGGAAATCAGCTCTAGCTCAAATCTCGGAGCTATCAGGATACCATCTTAAAAAGCATGCAAATGA GAACGAATCGGAAACTATTCAAGACATTGTAAAGTATGTGGAACGACAAGTATCTACAAAGGGAGTGCACCTTGGAGAAGTTCTATTTGGGATAGACTCTGTTGTTGAAGAAATATATCGGAAATTGAGGATGAAATCAAATGATGTACGTGCCATTGGGATCTGTGGGATGGGCGGAATCGGGAAAACTACTACTGCCCAAGCTTTCTACAACAAATATCATACTGATTTTGATAGTTGCTGTTTTGTTGGAAATGTCAAACAATATTCACAGGGAGGTAGTCCTCTACTTCCTTTACTTCAGAAAATGTTGCCTGCGCTTCTTAGGAGGAAGGATTATAAGGTTCCTGATGTTCACATTGGAATTAGACAACTGAAACAAATTCTTTGTTTCAAGAAAGCACTAGTCGTTTTGGATAATCTGGACCAATCAAGTTACACAGAATTCCTAGCAAGGCACTGCAATTTGTTTTCAGCCGGAAGTAGAATTGTTATTACAACAAGAGATGTACACCTgctaaatcaattaaaaattgttttaatatGTGTAGATATATACATGGTGAACAAATTGGGAGAAGTTGATTCTTTGGAGCTCTTTAATTATCACGCCTTCGGAAAAGTTAAACCGCCTGCAAGTTTAAGTGAGCTCTCATTAGGCTTTGTAAATTATGCCAGAGGTCTTCCATTAGCTCTCAAAGTGTTGGGTTCATCTTTGCATGGCAGAACTCAAGATGAGTTATTTTGGAAAGCCAAGCTTGAAAAAGTTCGAAAAATTCCGGAGAACAAGATACTGGAAATTCTTCAACTGAGCTACAATGAGTTAGATGATGAGACTGTGAAGTCAATATATCTTGATATTGCGTTTTTCTTCGTAGGAAAGAACAAATACGATGCTAATCTCGTATTCAAATCTTGTGATTACTTTCCAGAGGTCGGTATACAAATTCTTTTGGATAGATGTCTAATCACCATTgatgaaaataatatatttcaaaTGCATGATCTTATACAAGACATGGGAAGGGAAATTTCCAAGAGCACACGCTTATTCTTGGAAGGAAATGCATGGGAATATTTGCAAAATCAGAACCAGGAG GAGTCGGATAAAATTGAAGGTCTTGTCTTAGATCTAACTCAATCAACCGAAAAACAAATCAATTCTCAAATATTTGAGAGGCTGCCCAAATTGAGATTACTTGAAATACGTAATGCTCATGGCATCAAAGGACATTTTAAAAATTCATTTCAAGAATTAAGGTGCATCTATTGGAGTTGTTGTACGTGGACACGATTACCTTCTAGTTTTGAACCACAAAAACTGATCTTCATCCGTATGCCATACAACAACTTCAAGATGTTGTGGGATGGTGCCCGG TCTTTCACCAGTCTGGAGATGATAGATGTCCAATACTCTATGCACTTGAAAACAACTCCCAACTTTGAAAATTCAAAATCTCTTAGGAAGTTATACTTTCGTGGTTGCGAGAGCTTACTAAAAGTCCACCCATCAATTAGAGAGTTGAATGGTTTGTCTTCTCTGAATTTGACGGAATGCATCCCTGTGAAAAATTTGGCTGAATCACTGGGTCATTCAAGTGCATTGGACAGTTTGCGTTTGGGTTATTGTAGCAATCTAAGACAATTGCCAAAGCAATTAGGTAgtatgaaatttttaaaggtgCTTGATGCAAGTTACACCGCAATTGAGGAATTGCCAGATTCAATTACTCAACTCAAGGAATTGGTTTATTTGAAATTGGATGGTTGCAAGAAGCTTAGAAAGCTACCAGAGCAGATTGGGAATATGGAAGGCTTAAAGACATTACGTGCAAGTTATACAGCAATTGAACAACTTTCAAATTCGTTTGGAAGCCTCATTAATTTGGAGAGACTGAATTTGGAATGCTGCAAAAACCTTCAAAATCTTCCGAATAGCATATGGAAGCTCAAGTTGCTTCGAGTACTAGATCTAGGGTTGTGTTCAAAGTTGGAGCGATTGCCTAATGAATTGGAGAAGATGCAATGTTTAGAAGAGTTGGATGCATCATCCACAGCCATTAAAGAAGTACTGGATTCAATAGGACAACTAAGTAGGTTAAGGGTATTGAGTTTGTCTTACTGCAAGAAGCTTAAATATCTGCCGGATAGTGTATGGAATCTTACATCACTTACTCACTTATATCTTCTGGGCATCGATGGAGTTGATTTGCCTGCTACAGTGAACGATACAAAGTTGGTTACTTTACATCTGAAGAGTAATGTAATATTATGGTTGCCTGTGATTTTAAGTTTCTCTTCTTTGAAAGATTTAACTCTTATTGATGGGGGTGAGAGTGCATCTTCAACCAAACCATTTAGTCTCTCTAAGCTTTACAACCTTCAAAGTCTCGCATTTTATGACTGTACAAATTTTGGGTCATCATTTCCGGAACTTCCTCTTAATATAACACGGTTATATCTATATGATCATGCAACGCTGATACATCTACCTGATTTATCCGGCTTGAAAAAGTTGAGGCAGCTGGATATATACCATTACATCAGCCTTGTATCACTCCCACCACTTCCTTCTCATCTTAAATCACTTGCAGTTAATAATTGCGCAAGCCTAAAACATCTATCAGATATGTCAATGCTGAAGGAATTGAGTGATTTGAATTTTGTGAGATGCGGCAATAGGAAATCAGTTGGGAGTTTCTTTCAG GTAATAAATTTAAGAAAATTGTTCCTCCCTTTCTATAAAGTTGAGGTACCGAAGATTGCAGAATGGTTCAGCTATAAAAGCAGTGGGCGTACAGTCTCTTTTGATATCCCAACACTGTCTGCAGATAACAACTTCTTAGGTCTTGCTCTTTCGGTTATTTTTACGAGTAAATTCAACTGTCAAAATTTCATCATGAAAGCTGATGTTACTAATATAACAAATGGTACAGCAAACTCCTCTCTGATTCCTCTATCGACAAAAAATGCAGAGAGAGAAGTATATTATGCAGTAAAATGCATAAGAGGGgataaaatctcagtaagaagtgGAGATAGAATTAAGATTTTACTTCGAAGGCAATTGTATATTACTCTTTCCGGAGAAGATCATCATGTAGCTAGAGTTCCTTATGAAGAAGTGAAGGTAGAGATGCTTGGTACTCATGTGATACAGAGGACACTCTCCACCCCTGATTTTTCTTCTGTTTTGAACAACCTGATAACTTCATGTTGCCTAGTGCTTCCGTAA